In Dermacentor variabilis isolate Ectoservices chromosome 7, ASM5094787v1, whole genome shotgun sequence, a genomic segment contains:
- the LOC142588499 gene encoding uncharacterized protein LOC142588499: MKRFPRRTFCADYSKRHKQRIEKGRNFRSVKTLNVAALKKVLLPEEALRVRESDFICQNCYRRFKEDIDNMQAESTETFEEFRPGEEIVENLNSSVSLTSEISPLKPPSALKKRLRLSYAKRKQEEVARAMVTKIRSGIQAAYNIPETSRASQEKCAQCSSWEDNLHSAYNRCTSFQERCQLLTLLPRNLTVKYVQEVIPEATRYVIQKSKKMVDEDGVWSTQERYTRCKLQHEDITTVLEYYTMDELDCSRQTPNKKDVVRIEKEGEKEWVPKRFMTRSLREAFRLYKQAHPASQVGLTKFISLRPKWVKCSPQWQVCVCVCCANFQLCLVGLQNASGRSLSPDDMQSLCVCQEPTASCFLRNCEHCPQDGIFTLENFDMSSEDEVLIASWEYGELVKKTLTASSFMREFLRMTMKWIPHNYIRSVQAKAIHEEKQSCERGAIVLHFDFAENWTVVLPDAVQAYHWQKKQVTVFTCVVTSRKSTQNYAVISDDMSHDSAHACLALSKIKAHLEDNAPIYTKITHVSDGAPAHFKNKYQFHELQRSECQEMKWMFSATGHGKNACDGVGGLVKHRASHHNLRKPASEAIQTASGFVDAIQGTLKNITILELPQRELADFREMKKEEWKTAKKVPGVQTLHMWKYVQSNGGSASYVASTAASEWKRL; encoded by the coding sequence ATGAAGAGATTTCCGCGGCGAACGTTTTGTGCCGACTACTCAAAAAGGCACAAACAGAGAATTGAAAAAGGACGTAATTTTCGCAGTGTAAAGACACTCAATGTCGCTGCTCTCAAAAAAGTCCTACTTCCCGAAGAAGCTCTCCGAGTACGAGAAAGTGACTTCATCTGTCAGAATTGTTACCGTCGGTTCAAAGAAGACATAGATAATATGCAGGCAGAGTCGACCGAAACATTCGAAGAATTCCGCCCTGGAGAAGAAATCGTAGAAAATTTAAACTCCAGTGTCAGCCTTACCTCCGAAATCTCGCCCCTAAAGCCACCGAGCGCTCTAAAAAAACGCCTCagactttcctatgcaaagcgaaagcaggAAGAGGTGGCCAGAGCTATGGTGACGAAAATACGATCAGGGATACAGGCAGCATATAATATCCCAGAGACTTCGCGTGCGTCGCAAGAAAAGTGTGCGCAATGCAGCAGCTGGGAAGACAACCTACATTCTGCCTACAATAGGTGTACGTCCTTTCAAGAGCGTTGCCAGCTGCTGACACTGCTACCACGCAACCTAACTgtgaaatatgtgcaggaagTTATTCCAGAGGCAACGAGGTACGTTATTCAAAAATCGAAGAAGATGGTGGATGAAGACGGCGTATGGTCAACACAGGAGCGATATACAAGATGTAAGCTACAACACGAAGACATTACCACCGTTTTAGAATATTACACCATGGATGAACTCGATTGCTCTAGACAGACACCGAACAAAAAGGATGTTGTGAGAATCGAAAAGGAGGGAGAGAAGGAATGGGTACCTAAACGGTTCATGACACGGTCCTTGCGAGAAGCATTCCGCCTCTACAAGCAAGCTCACCCTGCCTCCCAGGTTGGCCTCACAAAATTCATATCCTTGCGTCCTAAGTGGGTGAAATGCTCGCCACAGTGGcaagtgtgtgtctgcgtgtgctgTGCAAACTTTCAGTTGTGCCTCGTGGGACTGCAGAACGCCTCTGGAAGGTCGCTTTCTCCCGACGATATGCAGAGTCTCTGCGTATGCCAGGAACCTACTGCGTCATGTTTCCTCAGGAATTGTGAGCACTGTCCACAAGATGGCATTTTCACTTTGGAAAATTTTGACATGAGCAGCGAGGACGAGGTGTTGATTGCTTCATGGGAATACGGTGAGCTAGTTAAAAAAACTCTGACCGCTTCATCATTTATGAGAGAATTTCTAAGAATGACCATGAAATGGATTCCCCACAACTATATCAGATCTGTGCAAGCAAAAGCAATACATGAAGAAAAACAGAGCTGCGAGAGAGGTGCAATTGTTTTGCATTTTGATTTCGCCGAAAACTGGACAGTTGTGCTTCCAGACGCAGTACAAGCGTACCATTGGCAGAAAAAGCAGGTCACCGTGTTTACCTGCGTTGTCACGTCAAGAAAATCGACTCAGAACTACGCCGTTATTTCCGACGATATGTCTCATGATTCAGCTCATGCATGTTTGGCTCTgtcaaaaatcaaagcacacctcGAAGACAACGCGCCAATCTACACCAAGATAACACATGTGAGCGACGGGGCTCCCGCTCACTTCAAGAATAAATATCAGTTTCATGAGCTACAACGCAGTGAATGTCAAGAGATGAAATGGATGTTTTCGGCCACTGGACATGGCAAAAATGCTTGCGACGGCGTTGGTGGCCTTGTGAAACATCGAGCATCACACCACAACTTGCGGAAGCCTGCAAGTGAGGCCATACAAACAGCCAGCGGCTTCGTGGACGCAATTCAAGGAACGCTAAAGAATATCACCATTCTGGAGCTCCCACAGAGGGAGCTTGCAGACTTTCGCGAAATGAAGAAGGAAGAATGGAAAACGGCAAAGAAAGTGCCTGGAGTTCAGACACTCCACATGTGGAAGTACGTTCAATCAAATGGAGGCAGTGCATCCTACGTGGCATCCACCGCTGCTTCGGAATGGAAGAGACTGTGA